The following are encoded together in the Populus trichocarpa isolate Nisqually-1 chromosome 5, P.trichocarpa_v4.1, whole genome shotgun sequence genome:
- the LOC7492148 gene encoding salicylic acid-binding protein 2 isoform X6, whose protein sequence is MGEVNNQKKHFVLIHGSVAGAWIWYKIKPRLEEAGHRVTALDMAASGVNTKTIEEVRTFDLYNEPLMEFMAKLPENEKVVLVGHSLGGLNLAFAMEKFPEKVSLAVFLTAILPDTVHQPSYMLEKFAEIGPKGEEWQDTLFSFHGTPEEPHTCVHMGCEFMKCKPFHLSSAEDLALQMLLNRPGSMFVESLSKAKKFTDERYGSVPRVYIVCTEDLMMPASFQRWMIEQNGVKEVMEIPADHMPVFSTPTELCHSILELARKHA, encoded by the exons ATCAAGCCAAGGCTAGAGGAAGCTGGGCACCGTGTCACAGCTCTTGACATGGCTGCATCAGGGGTGaacacaaaaacaattgaagaaGTTCGCACTTTTGATCTGTATAATGAGCCCTTGATGGAGTTCATGGCCAAATTAcctgaaaatgaaaaggttgtATTGGTGGGGCACAGTTTAGGTGGCTTGAATCTGGCTTTTGCTATGGAGAAATTCCCAGAGAAGGTTTCTCTTGCAGTTTTTCTTACTGCAATCTTGCCTGATACCGTGCACCAGCCATCTTATATGTTAGAAAAG TTTGCTGAAATCGGTCCCAAGGGAGAAGAGTGGCAAGACACTCTGTTTTCATTCCATGGAACCCCTGAAGAACCGCATACATGTGTTCACATGGGATGCGAGTTTATGAAGTGCAAGCCCTTTCATCTTTCCTCCGCTGAG GATCTAGCTCTGCAGATGCTCTTAAATAGACCAGGATCGATGTTTGTGGAAAGCCTGTCCAAGGCAAAGAAGTTCACTGATGAGAGATATGGATCAGTGCCGCGAGTTTATATTGTTTGTACTGAGGATTTAATGATGCCTGCCTCATTTCAGCGCTGGATGATTGAGCAAAATGGGGTAAAGGAAGTGATGGAGATTCCTGCAGATCATATGCCAGTTTTTTCTACGCCTACAGAACTCTGCCATTCTATACTGGAGTTGGCACGCAAGCATGCTTAG
- the LOC7492148 gene encoding salicylic acid-binding protein 2 isoform X3, producing the protein MGEVNNQKQHFVLIHGSVAGAWIWYKIKPRLEEAGHRVTALDMAASGVNTKTIEEVRTFDLYNEPLMEFMAKLPENEKVVLVGHSLGGLNLAFAMEKFPEKVSLAVFLTAILPDTVHQPSYMLEKFAEIGPKGEEWQDTLFSFHGTPEEPHTCVHMGCEFMKCKPFHLSSAEDLALQMLLNRPGSMFVESLSKAKKFTDERYGSVPRVYIVCTEDLMMPASFQRWMIEQNGVKEVMEIPADHMPVFSTPTELCHSILELARKHA; encoded by the exons ATCAAGCCAAGGCTAGAGGAAGCTGGGCACCGTGTCACAGCTCTTGACATGGCTGCATCAGGGGTGaacacaaaaacaattgaagaaGTTCGCACTTTTGATCTGTATAATGAGCCCTTGATGGAGTTCATGGCCAAATTAcctgaaaatgaaaaggttgtATTGGTGGGGCACAGTTTAGGTGGCTTGAATCTGGCTTTTGCTATGGAGAAATTCCCAGAGAAGGTTTCTCTTGCAGTTTTTCTTACTGCAATCTTGCCTGATACCGTGCACCAGCCATCTTATATGTTAGAAAAG TTTGCTGAAATCGGTCCCAAGGGAGAAGAGTGGCAAGACACTCTGTTTTCATTCCATGGAACCCCTGAAGAACCGCATACATGTGTTCACATGGGATGCGAGTTTATGAAGTGCAAGCCCTTTCATCTTTCCTCCGCTGAG GATCTAGCTCTGCAGATGCTCTTAAATAGACCAGGATCGATGTTTGTGGAAAGCCTGTCCAAGGCAAAGAAGTTCACTGATGAGAGATATGGATCAGTGCCGCGAGTTTATATTGTTTGTACTGAGGATTTAATGATGCCTGCCTCATTTCAGCGCTGGATGATTGAGCAAAATGGGGTAAAGGAAGTGATGGAGATTCCTGCAGATCATATGCCAGTTTTTTCTACGCCTACAGAACTCTGCCATTCTATACTGGAGTTGGCACGCAAGCATGCTTAG